The region AGATGCTCGCTGTGCCGCGCACCGGTCTTCCCGCCCCTATGGGCAAAGTCGTCCTCGGGCTTGGTCAGGGTCGCCGCCATCAGCGTGTCGCCCACCAATTGGTCGTAATCCGCCCGCAGGCTTTCGGGCGCGGGCGCAATGCCGGCCTCGACCATCGCCTTATCGACGTCGTCACCGATGAACATCTCGCCCACGTAGGGCCAGAGCAGGTTCAGCGCCGCCTGCATCCGGCAGTGGCTTTCCTCTGTCCCGTCGCCAAGACCGATCACCGTGTCGGAGGACCGCTCAAGGTGGTAGGTCACCTCCTTGGCCGACTTTTCCGCAATTGCGGCGATCTGCTTGTCGGAGGAATCGATCAGCGCGGTGAGCTGCGCCAGATGCCATGCGTCGAACAGGAACTGCCGCATCATGGTCTGGCCGAAATCGCCGTTGGGCTGCTCGACCAGCAGGATGTTGCGGAAGTCCCAGACATCGCGATGAAAGGCGAGTGCGTCGGCGTCACGTCCCGCGCCTTCGACCTCGCCTGCCAGACCCAGCCAAAGCTGCGTCTGCCCGATCAGGTCGAGCGCCACGTTGGCGAGCGCAATGTCCTCTTCCAGCACCGGGGCGAGACCGCACCATTCCGAGACGCGGTGACCGAGCACCAGCGCGTTGTCGCCCATCCGGCAGAGGAATTCGAACTTGGGGTCGCTCACATCGCCCCCACTTCGTCGGGAATGTCGTAGAAGGTCGGGTGGCGGTAGACCTTGTCGTTCGCCGGCTCGTAAAGCGCGCCTTTTTCTTCGGGCGAGGAGGCGGCAATGGCGCTGGCCTCGACCGCCCAGATGCTCACGCCCTCGTT is a window of Sulfitobacter sp. W027 DNA encoding:
- the paaC gene encoding 1,2-phenylacetyl-CoA epoxidase subunit PaaC, whose protein sequence is MGDNALVLGHRVSEWCGLAPVLEEDIALANVALDLIGQTQLWLGLAGEVEGAGRDADALAFHRDVWDFRNILLVEQPNGDFGQTMMRQFLFDAWHLAQLTALIDSSDKQIAAIAEKSAKEVTYHLERSSDTVIGLGDGTEESHCRMQAALNLLWPYVGEMFIGDDVDKAMVEAGIAPAPESLRADYDQLVGDTLMAATLTKPEDDFAHRGGKTGARHSEHLGHMLTQMQWLQRAYPDATW